A section of the Bacillus pumilus genome encodes:
- a CDS encoding transglycosylase SLT domain-containing protein — translation MAKLTARFELEDKVSKKLLRIQKRFQTFEKQLKPFRKPVKINLDIDDKKLKNFSLSLRKISMISMRLDQGIFRDLKTLNNQLNMLPNHLVISIQAKGLDVIKSSINRFKQAGTSPIMLTFKLNDQLSGKMSSIKKSIFQLMNRTYYMRLNMVDQATAAIQRIKKTLKSLTMSKHEIRVSVQDNAKSKLKKRDQAESVVKEQSIKKEPEAVSSSVKTEDPKQSWIQNLANKGLSEIQKYAGDVADKVKEKLSPRKFWDEKALPWVENKIEEYKQDVIGRIKEKIKFNPEKKLDQLVTNVLDRFLGASDQSSESTTQAPTTAPTTAPTTAPTTVPTSTPSNPAPKTKPQSRGGKGLFRNSCCPCCARGLSRGGSTKTKNRNGRSPRQTRNPNATSRTEMNRRPPSRLGKLKTNAGKLFGKIPNGLKKGAGIAASAGGLKGLVKGSKGLSGLGKAMKSIGKGSGKLLKKVPILGSVLSATNLIGMNKDNAGEKIGTTGGGIAGGMAGAAAGAAIGSVVPGIGTAIGGLVGGIAGSMGGESIGETIGKWFDGGGFEKIGQKAIEIKNQIIEVWSTVAAWFTENVWTPLSSTVVTVASSIWSSLVNAWTWIQETFSAVAGWFIENVWTPLSDTVVTVATTIWTNLVNAWTWIQETFSAVAGWFIENVWTPLSDTVVTVATTIWSSLVNAWTWIQETFSAVAGWFIENVWTPLSSTVVTVATGIWTALSNAWKKIQSIFGVVSTWFMENVWNPLVDTVGTIKDSFAKKFEEAYKLVTDIWDGLSKWFEDNIQKPIVKVAEAIGDGFSKAFGWVKKIFDKAGGIVDVVINWIVGKKKPDQNATGGYITQPTLSWVGEAGNEFVIPTQNNRGRGKMLLAQAASHLGMSVMPSGAAGNQVSSSSAPTAVASSSSVGPIDGSVSMTGNIQASSIGEQFNKDFEQGLNQKVITLDQWKQKNIQQPFAQLTSDSSKYGQQTVAAFANGQQVTPTGTDSFLQSRVKAPYQQVMTASPTWGSGTVSGFATGQNATSVGTSQYVDQHIKQPFLQAKQDSPGWGSGMMDAFNNGMRSKASEVTQAAKEMAKKVEQAFREELDIHSPSRVMMSLGKFASIGVVKGLDSVDVKKFAENQAGSLIGAFSGMGASGLSVQQWLMAALMATGTSMNWLPGLMTIAQHESNGNPRAINLWDSNAKKGTPSKGLMQTIGPTFNSNKGKGMNDIWNPIHNAVAAINYIKGRYGTVFNTPGLRSMRRGGPYKGYANGGLITQEQVARVGEGNKREWIIPEERGIRGRYLLTQAAKALGMQVYDPANASAPLPESQMQQVTSAQSSSRTESSSNKQITIQFNGDQHFHNGQDQQSLVEKIREMLVDELEVELHTGTKGVVIDG, via the coding sequence TTGGCGAAACTCACTGCACGATTTGAATTAGAAGACAAAGTATCGAAGAAGCTGCTGCGAATACAAAAGCGATTTCAAACATTTGAGAAGCAGCTCAAACCATTTAGAAAACCGGTAAAAATAAACCTGGATATAGATGACAAGAAATTAAAAAACTTCAGTTTATCGCTTCGGAAAATATCAATGATCTCCATGAGACTGGATCAAGGAATCTTTCGTGATCTGAAAACATTAAATAATCAATTAAATATGCTCCCAAATCACTTGGTCATATCCATTCAAGCGAAGGGGCTAGATGTCATTAAATCCAGCATAAATCGTTTCAAGCAAGCGGGAACAAGCCCAATTATGCTGACATTCAAACTAAATGATCAATTGTCAGGTAAAATGTCATCAATCAAAAAATCTATCTTTCAGCTCATGAACAGAACGTACTATATGAGATTAAACATGGTTGACCAAGCCACCGCTGCAATTCAACGAATCAAAAAGACACTCAAAAGTTTGACGATGTCTAAACACGAAATCAGAGTGTCTGTACAAGACAATGCAAAGAGTAAGTTGAAAAAACGAGATCAAGCAGAGTCGGTTGTGAAAGAACAAAGCATCAAAAAAGAACCTGAGGCTGTTAGTTCGTCAGTGAAAACAGAAGATCCTAAACAGAGCTGGATCCAGAACCTTGCCAATAAGGGATTAAGTGAAATTCAAAAATATGCAGGTGACGTTGCAGATAAAGTGAAGGAAAAATTGAGTCCTAGAAAGTTTTGGGATGAAAAGGCACTTCCTTGGGTTGAAAATAAAATAGAAGAGTACAAGCAAGATGTGATCGGAAGAATTAAAGAGAAGATTAAATTTAATCCTGAAAAAAAACTAGATCAATTGGTGACTAATGTATTAGATCGGTTCTTAGGTGCAAGTGATCAATCAAGTGAAAGTACCACTCAGGCACCAACAACAGCACCAACAACAGCACCAACAACAGCACCAACAACAGTACCAACATCAACACCATCAAATCCAGCTCCTAAAACGAAACCTCAGTCACGAGGTGGAAAAGGCTTGTTTCGCAATAGTTGTTGCCCCTGTTGTGCAAGAGGTTTAAGCAGGGGAGGATCTACTAAAACTAAAAATCGAAATGGTCGCTCACCAAGACAGACAAGAAATCCAAATGCTACATCAAGAACCGAAATGAATAGAAGACCTCCAAGTAGATTAGGGAAACTGAAAACAAATGCAGGTAAATTATTTGGGAAAATCCCTAATGGACTAAAGAAAGGTGCGGGTATCGCAGCTTCAGCTGGTGGACTTAAGGGTTTAGTGAAAGGTAGCAAGGGGTTAAGTGGATTAGGGAAAGCGATGAAAAGTATAGGTAAAGGGAGCGGCAAGTTATTAAAGAAAGTACCTATTCTAGGAAGTGTACTCAGTGCAACAAATCTCATCGGTATGAACAAAGATAATGCTGGTGAAAAGATTGGTACGACTGGAGGCGGCATCGCCGGCGGAATGGCAGGTGCTGCAGCAGGTGCAGCTATTGGAAGCGTAGTCCCAGGGATAGGTACAGCCATCGGTGGTCTAGTAGGCGGCATCGCTGGAAGTATGGGCGGAGAATCTATCGGTGAAACAATTGGAAAATGGTTTGATGGCGGCGGGTTTGAAAAGATTGGCCAAAAAGCCATTGAAATCAAAAATCAAATTATCGAAGTTTGGTCAACAGTCGCGGCTTGGTTCACAGAAAATGTATGGACACCATTAAGCAGTACGGTTGTCACAGTCGCGTCATCCATTTGGTCAAGTTTAGTCAATGCATGGACATGGATACAAGAAACGTTCAGTGCAGTAGCAGGCTGGTTTATTGAAAATGTGTGGACACCGCTCAGCGACACAGTCGTTACGGTAGCAACGACCATTTGGACAAATCTAGTCAATGCGTGGACATGGATACAAGAAACGTTTAGTGCAGTAGCAGGTTGGTTTATTGAAAACGTATGGACACCGCTTAGCGACACAGTCGTTACGGTAGCAACGACTATCTGGTCAAGTTTAGTCAATGCATGGACATGGATACAAGAAACGTTCAGTGCGGTAGCGGGTTGGTTTATTGAAAACGTATGGACACCACTGAGCAGTACAGTTGTTACAGTTGCTACAGGGATTTGGACCGCATTATCAAATGCATGGAAAAAGATACAGTCAATCTTTGGAGTTGTATCGACATGGTTTATGGAAAATGTGTGGAATCCACTTGTAGATACGGTAGGAACCATTAAAGACAGTTTCGCTAAAAAGTTTGAAGAAGCGTATAAATTGGTCACAGATATATGGGATGGATTATCCAAATGGTTTGAAGACAACATTCAAAAGCCGATTGTAAAAGTAGCAGAAGCTATTGGTGATGGGTTTTCTAAAGCATTTGGTTGGGTTAAAAAGATTTTTGACAAAGCAGGCGGTATTGTAGATGTAGTCATAAATTGGATTGTCGGGAAGAAAAAACCCGATCAAAATGCCACAGGCGGCTATATTACCCAGCCAACCTTATCATGGGTCGGTGAAGCTGGTAACGAATTTGTCATTCCAACTCAAAATAACCGAGGACGCGGGAAGATGCTGCTTGCTCAGGCTGCTTCTCATCTTGGAATGTCTGTTATGCCAAGCGGAGCAGCTGGAAATCAAGTGTCAAGTTCTTCAGCTCCTACAGCAGTAGCTTCATCTTCTTCTGTCGGTCCAATAGACGGATCTGTCTCGATGACTGGGAATATTCAAGCCTCCAGCATAGGCGAGCAATTTAATAAGGATTTTGAACAAGGGTTAAATCAAAAAGTGATTACACTTGATCAATGGAAGCAAAAGAATATTCAGCAGCCTTTTGCTCAATTGACCTCAGACTCAAGTAAGTATGGTCAGCAAACAGTTGCTGCTTTTGCGAATGGTCAGCAGGTGACACCAACAGGAACAGACAGCTTTTTGCAAAGTCGTGTAAAAGCACCATACCAGCAAGTGATGACAGCATCACCAACTTGGGGTTCTGGAACGGTTAGTGGTTTTGCCACAGGTCAAAATGCCACATCAGTTGGTACTAGCCAATACGTAGATCAGCACATCAAACAACCTTTTCTACAAGCAAAACAAGACTCACCAGGCTGGGGCTCAGGAATGATGGATGCTTTTAACAACGGCATGCGTTCAAAAGCTAGTGAAGTCACACAAGCTGCCAAAGAAATGGCGAAGAAAGTAGAACAGGCGTTTAGAGAAGAATTAGATATACATTCTCCTTCTCGTGTCATGATGAGTCTTGGAAAATTCGCATCGATTGGAGTCGTCAAAGGTCTTGATTCAGTTGATGTGAAGAAATTCGCAGAGAATCAAGCGGGTTCCTTAATCGGTGCCTTCAGCGGTATGGGGGCTTCGGGTCTTAGTGTTCAGCAATGGCTCATGGCAGCTCTCATGGCAACTGGCACATCGATGAACTGGCTTCCAGGTCTTATGACCATTGCACAGCATGAGTCAAATGGAAATCCGAGAGCGATCAACTTATGGGATTCCAACGCCAAGAAGGGAACGCCTTCTAAAGGCTTAATGCAAACCATTGGACCGACGTTTAACTCCAATAAAGGCAAGGGCATGAATGACATTTGGAATCCAATTCATAATGCCGTAGCTGCCATTAACTACATTAAGGGCAGGTATGGAACAGTCTTCAATACACCAGGATTACGAAGTATGAGAAGAGGCGGGCCTTATAAAGGCTATGCAAATGGTGGACTGATTACTCAGGAGCAAGTTGCTAGAGTCGGTGAAGGAAACAAACGCGAATGGATCATTCCTGAAGAAAGAGGGATACGCGGAAGGTATTTATTAACGCAGGCAGCCAAGGCACTTGGGATGCAAGTATATGATCCAGCAAATGCGTCTGCTCCTTTACCAGAATCACAAATGCAGCAAGTCACCTCAGCTCAGTCTTCTAGTCGAACAGAATCGTCAAGTAATAAGCAAATCACCATTCAATTTAATGGGGATCAGCATTTCCATAATGGACAAGATCAGCAATCGCTTGTCGAAAAAATTAGAGAAATGCTCGTAGATGAACTGGAAGTAGAGCTTCATACAGGAACGAAGGGGGTCGTGATTGATGGGTAA